Within the Aspergillus luchuensis IFO 4308 DNA, chromosome 5, nearly complete sequence genome, the region GACAATCCAAAGTCATTAcaaatttatattagttcCAGCTCAGTTGCAGACAATTTGCTGTATCATTTCGTGCACACTTGAGTATAATCCCAATGTGCCCTTACCCGTGCGAATTACTCGTCGcgcttttctctcctttgcATGTATAACCCATAGTCCTAGAGAGGTTGCTTCACGCGGGCAACTTACTCGCCCATACCAAGCTCAATTTTAATAAGTCGCTAGAATATACATGTATCATTCTTATCAAGTTCCGTAACACAACGTTAATAGGCTCGCCCTAACCATGGACATACCtagaattagataataacAGAAATCGCACTTAGTAATACTAGGCTCTTAACACGTAGTAAAGACATCATTTTAAATATCAATGATATAACACTACCGGTTGCGGTTATTGTTTGCTTACAATAGAAGTCAATCTTAGCACCAAGAACTGGACTATGGATTCAATTGAAGATTACCTGTACAAAGGTAATAAGTCCATGATATCATTAGATGACTTAAATTGTTGCTAGATACATCGATTAAACCAGCCGCAAACGAATCTGGCCCTACCTACTTTATGTGTTTCAACCATTACATGACATCTAGATTGAACAACTTGGCCGATCCTGTTCTAGATGGCTGGTCAGAAAAGTGTATGTTGTCACCAGAGTAGTCTGTTCCATTGAAAACAAATTACACTGGGAAATTCTGTGATGTAATAGATAATTTCCTCCGGAAAAGGTTCGATGTATCTATACGCCTTTAGCTGAGTGGATGCAGCGCTGAAATTGGATATAAATTCGAGCCTGACCCTTCACCTTCACATCTTCGCAATATTCAACTCGCTTGTCTATGAAGTACTTCGTATCAGAATGATAGGATAATATTGACGACAAACAAGGCAGTATCGGGCCCACTTACGATTTGCAAACtgatttctataaatatagcAGGGAGGTAACCCTAGTGAGCTCCGAAACATAAACGACCAAAGGTCCCGTTTTAACCCTTCAAGAAAGGGCAACCcggatttttttttctacaaCCCCAATCCCCAATATGGTATACCCTGATCGAAAACGATATCTGGATCTTCCGCTCTCCGAGGAGGATCTGGATACGAAGAATACTCGCTCGTCgttctcctccgcagcatcagcaagatACAGTTACGGCAGAACATCACATATCCCCTCGACAATTCACCGGATGCGGTGGACGATTGTAAACGCCATATTGTTCATATCaggtctcttcttctggttttcTCCATTGTCGAAGAACATGGCGCTACGCCGACTCAGCGATCAAGATAAATGGAAGGCTACCTCGGCTTACTGTAAGTTGTTATTACATACTCCTTGGTCGCGATACAGTGTGAGTCCAAAAAAGCCATGCTAACTAATTCAACCAATAGCACCAATCTTAGAACGCCTTGATATCCCCAAAAAAAATGATTACTTCAAATAGCACATTCTACGACCACGAACCCCTCCCTATTCTGCGTGTCCCCACTGGCCCCGAAGCCGACGCCGAGTGGAATCGAATCGGCGGCAACACAAAACTCCGTCCGATTGTTATATCATCCGCCGAAGTCCGCAAGATGGGAAAAGACCCAGCCAGGGCTGTTAAGATCCCAGAGGAACTCGGATACGGCTCAGACGCATACATCGCGTGGACCGAAGTGTTCCACCTTCTTCATTGTGTCGATATCCTACGACAGCATGTCTACAGTGACTACTATGCATCGGGACTACATGGTGAATCTCACTTGGACCACCATTCGCATGCGTCGCACTGTCTGGAGGTTCTGGCAGAGAGCATCAAGTGCACTGGTAATACGGATCCGATCTTGTTTGCTTGGGTTGAAGGGACACCATGGCCATCGCCTGAGTTTAGTACGCAGCATACGTGTCGAGATTTTGAGACTGTGCTGGATTACGTGAATAATAATGGGATTCCGGAGGATGTTTTCAATGCGATGACGGGGCCGCCGCCAGGTTATGTGCCGATTCCAGAGTTCGATATCTGAAGGGTGATGGCCTACTCAGGTTCTCTATTGATACTAAGGACATCGGAGGATGTACGTGAAGTCGAGGTAGTATGATCCCATTGTCTGTAAACTATTATAGGATAAAATATGCGCACTGCGCGGGAAATGTAATGATCAGGAGTTCAGGCCCTTAATAGGCCGatacatttctttttcttctataaAGTATTCAAGTAGAAGCTGACCAAATATGTTGTTATTGGCCCATGATAATAGTGTATACAGCTCTAAATCATATAGTAGTGTAGATACAAATCATTTGACAGAACCAACTCAGAGAAAAGTGTTGGGACGCTTGAACTCGGTGGCAGACGGTCTGCAGCTACCTGAAATATGCAACTAGACCTCGCCAAACGcgggtttgggttgggttttcAATTTCCTTTGGAGTAAGGTAAGATTGATTCTTCttagttttctttttaaaagtTATCTCGTACAGAGGCAGGGTgccttatatatataaccatTCCCAATCCCTGTCGCAAGGTTCAGCGACCATGATACTCAACAGTCAAAACCCGCGTTGGGTTGCCCGTGGGCGGGTAAAGAAATTgaaaacccaacccaatcccGCGTTTGGCGAGTGTTAAGATAAGTGATAGTAAGGTTGATCCTTTATTTGTTGGCTTAAAGAGTTATCTTTACAGGGGTAGGATATCTCATATATATCTGTTCTCAATCCCTGCCATAAGGTCCAGCCACCGTCATACTCAACAGCGAGGTCTAAAGTTAACCAGTTCTGGGGGTTCTACTGTAATGTTAGCCACAGTCTGCAAAAAGGAAATTCGGCGTATTAGACGCACCTCGCTGTCCCCTGACTCTCGCCATGTGATTATCTTGAAGTCGTCCCCGCCTTTCACCACACTTTCTGGCCTATGATAGGAGCGGCTCTGGGTCGCCTGCGACAAGACCGTATAGAGACCATACGAGTCTGTTGGCTCCGAGCTGAACTCGGGATCGTGTGGGTCTTGCGAGTGCTGAACATACAAGGATCAGGCTGAAGGACAAGTCTCTTCCGGATAGGGCAGGACTCGGCCTCGTGTGAGGACGCGGATCAACTTGCCAAAGGTAGTGTCCCGAAATAGTTCCATTGCGCATGTGCCGATGATAGGGCTACATATGGTTTCCAAGGCATACTTTATACTCAGCACCGACAGTCTGGTACCTTCGCTCTGGTAATGCGATGGCGTGTGGAATGCCGGAAATGCGCTAAATCCGTCAACTCCGCAGCTTATTCCGCCCGGCCCAACCATGGTTCGATCTACATATCCACCATATCGCTTCCTCCCTGCCAATAGGGTTATTCTTCCACTATTGATTCCCTCGAAGTCTAAACCTCAAATAGTGGACGATCAAACCTTCGACAGAACCTTGAATTGACTTTTTCCGAGTTGTTGCTGCAATCTTGGACATGGAATATAGTGGATCTTTTGGTAATGGAGGACAGAGATACACTATTCACTGATTTAAGTACTTAGGCTATTGGAGAACACTTCCATTACTATGTCGCAGTAGAAGGGTTTGAGGCACGTTCTAAGCAGCGTTACTGCACCACTTCGGGAGTTGCTCTCTGAAAATGACTAGAGGTAATACTAATTTGGGAACacaggaagggaaaaagggaatTTCAATTAGCTTGTGTTCaatttaaatttatctaAGGCTATCAAGTCCTATACAGAAGAATGACCTTTTACCGGCAGCTCTCCagtccttgtcttcttcctctattAACCGCTTAATTAGAGTGGTAAATCTCTAGCCTAATAACATTTAGATAACTGTGTGATAGGATTtatgtgataggatctacttgtcagggtagaaagcctgttgACTAAGTAAGGAATCGGCCACTGAACGACATAGATTCGTCTAATAATGACAAAGGTAGCCTATATCTACGAAATAGACTGATCCTTGAAGGATCAAGGATCAGTGGCCCCGGCAAAGGAATTGGCACCTTATAGGTGTCGGCGGGCTGTAGAATCGCTATCGATGATCTCATGACTCTCAGAACCACTATAATACGTCATCCCGATGATTTTACTCCCGATGGCTAGGTTGTTCTATCACAATATACTTAccagggtagaaagcctcATGCAAGGAAATTAGtatcttatagatattaaaaaagtataaaactattattaacAATCTTATGACTCTTATACTAATTACtacaatatattatttcgATGGCCTTAATCctgataattagattattctaCCACAATAACCCTGAAAATGATTAAATAAACTGATTAAAGCAGCAACTACTGATCTGGGATGCTCGGTGGCCACCAAGATATATCTTGTATCgtatgtttttgcttttgcttttatATATGTTTTGGCGGGTTTCACTTCTTTTAATAGGGAAGATACAACAGATAACATCACTAAGAAAGCATCTGCCCTAGTAGACACATGAAACGATCCAACCAGCTCGGCTCGAATTACTAGTCAGTATATCCCTGATTCAAGTATCTGCAGTCAAGGTAAGATTTTACCTTTCTACTATAATTACAACCTGCAACACAACATTGTGCCTTTGTGgagattatctttattatctcCCCagtagggagggaggggtatATACCTTGAGGTAAGTAAGTCTATGTATGTACAAGCTCGAAAATAACCCCACCCATATGCTAAATAAAACATTCCAGAATATAAAGATGCCCATGAACACCCGCAACATAACACCACAAAAACTCATCGACGatgctcttcctccattTGAAAATCCTTCTGCACCTTGATAGACATTAAATCGTACCCCatagcttcttcttcatcgctgaTCCTTCCCTTGCCTGCACCGTCCATTTCGATATGTACTGACGTTGTCGTTAAcacggcttcatcttctcgtgCCTGTCTCCGATCGTCGCCGTGTATCTTGCTCATGATATCGGGTGCGAAGCGGACACCTTTCGTGGTGGTTCGGTTTGGCATGCTCCGGCGGTTGATGATTGTTCGGAAAAGGGGTTGAAGGACGGGGAGGCAGGCACAGACGATGCCGATGGATGGTTCAACACTGGACCAGATGAAAACGTTGCCCAGGTTCCAGGTCACGTCAACGtcgttgatgaaggtgaagTAGTAGATACGGATGGCGCTAGCGACACAGACACTGTTGTTGGTTATTTATTAGTTGGGGTTGATTGGAGGGAGGGCAGGGGTGTGTTTTAGTCGACTTACAAGCCaccgagaaggaagatgctTAGAATTTGGATCTTCTGTCCCACTCGTAACTTCAGGCGCCAGACTAGCGGAATTGGAACgagaaggatgagaaggtcgcCCACCATGTTGGCGACGGCATGAGCAATGTAGAACGGGTAAATATCATATCGGACGTAACCGCCGAGGGGGTTTTCGTATTGTGTCCAGAAATATGAGACTGGTTGGCAAGAGCATAGAAAGGCGACTGAGCAGCCTATCCAGTAGGCGATGGACAGGGCGATGCAAGCCCACATGGTCCACTGCATACCAAAGAGTCGGCGATATGAGAGTATGATGGAGACTTTGATGAGGGGAACAGTGAGGATATAAAGGAGCACGTTGGCGTATAGTATCTGAAGCATTGATGTGAGCTCGATATATACCAAGAGAAGGCTATCAAGGGGTATCTTACATGCACCATGTTGATTATCTCATCTAAAGTGACAACCCAAACATGTTTCCCAAGGCCATAATGTCCTCCTAAGAGCAATGTCAGCATAGTATATTGTCAAGTAGGGTGGGCTACTACGAACCTGCTATTGCACAAGCCATGTTGGCTGTACCTGATAACTGTAGTATAATTAGAACAACAGTTCTCAAACGAAGAAGTACAACATACCAGTGCTCCTATTATCAGCCAGTCATCAAGTCCTATGTTGGCCTGCTGGACCTTTATCCGGGAAAATAACCGAAAGCCAATGGTCACAAAGGCCAGGGCATACATGCAGACGACGACGGCATCGTTTCTCCCCGTGCTGTCCTCCTCGAGATTGAGGCCCTTGGGCGGCTCACCAAAGGGACTGGACATATCTGTGGCTTTACAGAAAATTGGGTACACTCAGGGGCATCGTGGGAGAAACAATTCCTATAATAGACGACGAACTGGCTCCGGGGCCCATCGGGTTTTTCATCTATCCATGATTTAGGGGCCAGGAGCGGGCAGTTAATGAAAAATGTGAACAGCCAATGCGAGGATCATGGCTGTACACCCTAACGCTGGCTAGTGATGTAATCCAACCATGACTCTGGGGGCTGgtttccatccttccatcaGCACGGCGTGGATTCTAGAATTCAGCACGGCTACAGTGACTAGCTAGCGTCGCAAACAGGATCACCGGGTTTCTCCCGGCCACGCTTGAGGGCAAGTGGGGGCGCATTGGCGGCCATCTCCACCCGGCCTGTCAGACCTTGAGTGCCTTGCAATCGAGGCGCAATTTGGTTTAATCAAGCTAATTTCTTGAACCGCGCTAGGTCGTTGTCGGATATTAGCTGTTTCGATGGACTGCGCCCCGACCATCGGGGGTTCGCATGATGGAGAAACGGGGACAAGGTTCAGTCCTTATGGTGCAGATGCGAGGCTATCAAGTTGTCTCATGCATCAGTGAAGCCAACGGAAGCAAATCGATCTGAGCGTCAGCATTCGAGGATTTCATCTTGGCCCCAACCGTGCAGGGTTTATCAGCGAAGCTCCATCGTCCGCACGTGGCCTAAGCGGTGGCCTGATATTATGGTTCTTTTTCACTGCGGCCGCTGGCAATTAGGCAGCTAAGGAGAAGTTTTAATAAgcataataaaagaaaatcaaggtAGCAGGGGTCACTCACCGCGGAGGAACTCCCTAACTGGTCGTGGCAGTTTGTACTTTGTAGTCCGGACCTGGACCAGTTGCCAGAAAAGTGGGAACGGCGTCTAGCCCCTATTTGGAAGGGTTTGCGGGAGTGCCAGATATTGCGACTGGAATTCATTGGACAACTGTACCAGAGACCTCCAAGCAGAAAGAAGTGCCGACGCGTCCGTCGATCCAGGGCCGGAGATGGGAGACGCTTTGGTCATGGAGCgattgtgattgattgaggAGCAGCTTCTCCCGGGACTCGGGATCTACCTAAACAGGCGATCGGAAGATTCGGGGACATCGTGGATCACGGTCGCTCAGATCTTTCCAACGCCTGAGTGCCTGGTATATGGCATTCATAAAGCTTGGAGATGCAAAGGAGACTTCTGAGATGAAATTGCCTTTGTTGTCCTCCTTTTCGAGTTGCGACCGAGTCCACGTGGCTTCCACGTGATTGCAGCTCTCGAAGCCAATCAGGAAGTCGCAATGCCTCGTGTCGAGTTGTCATACCCTACTtatattctatctattctatcATCTTGCTACTTGACACGATCGTGAAACAGTGCACGGTCATGCCATCTGAGAATACTCTAGAAGCTTTAAAGTAGCTTTAAGCTTTACAGCTAGTTGGGTATGGATGAGCTTCATGTTCCCACCTGCTATATCTCGAGTCAGTGTAGGGTATGTATCCCAGCCCTGCAATTTCCGCCCAGTGGATCCCACACTTGGTGTTTCCCTCTTCCTGATACCACAGTGGAAGTCACGCGGGTTAAATGTCGGCTCGTCACACTTCTTTACGCTGCCAAAGACCTCTGGGTCTCGAATGGCTGGCTTCCACCAGACACTTCCATGAGGCCACTGAGCATCAATACGTCACAATCCTCTCCTGGATATGGAATGCAGCATGTAATTTCTACTCATGCTAAGAGAACCTCATCAGCAGCTGGCTCAATAGCCTATAATCCCTCAGTCTGCACAGCCATCTCCGATGCGCCTGTCTGCCACCCACACAAGACTAGCATACAGATATCGTTTGTTCCCTGCTTCCCCACGTTTTGCATATGCAAGATCTTGGGGTCGACATCGACCTGCATGGTTGCTAGGACATCAGCATTGTGTTTCAAACTTTTTTCAACTTCTCTTCCAACCTAGTATGCCCTTTCCGCTCTTTGTGTGCTGTTATGCGGTTCATCTCCGCATCAGAGCGAACGTGTTGGTGCTTCAACTTTTGTAGGGTTGGCAGGCAAAGAGGGATTTGATTGGCCAATAAGTATAGGCTAACTCATTCTATCATTCTTTCTAGAAGTCCATTCGACCAGTACTAGAGACATATAGTCCAGAGACTAGTTACTATCCGACGATCGACAAGAACACACGACCACACAAGTTGTACTCTAGTATAGCAGCGGGGTTTCAGGAGCTAACATTAGGTGCAACTCACTGCCGTTGATGGAAGGAGCCTCATCCTAGGACATAACACCATTATCCCATTGCTCTGCTGGAAGATGCACAACACTTGGCCCCCACCAATCACTCTATTCCTTTGGACGAGGGTAAGCGGGCATATGCGACCGGGCAAGCCGAATTTCTGGACTGGGGAACTCTCAAAAGTATCCACACTGCTACACGGAATGGCCTCCCGGTATTAGAAACTGCTTTGGTGTGCTTTGCCTCCTCGCAATAGCTCTACAATCAGGAAACCGGCTCATGAACTTTTGCACGCTGCATGTCCTGACCTTGCCTGCACGGTTCtctccaccgccaccatCTATCTGTATGGTCGAGCTCATGCTGTGTCTTTCTTAATAGTAATTGGTCAAGCAAAAGGCTCCATCGTCATCTGTATCTGCTTTCGTCATAGGCTACCGGAAAGCTGCGCCTTTCGTCTAATGGAGCTTTTACCATATATGGTAGTGCTGGAGCCGTCAGACTTTGCGAGCCCCTCCGACCTGCATATGAaaaatcttcttctctgaGCAGCTAGACGATCACACCACTAAGATGGCCGCTTGGCTTGGATTGAACCTACAGAGACAGATCGAAAAACGAAGCCGGACTGGCCGTTAGTCACCTTCGCCACTAGCTAACGAGCTTTGAATCTCCCTAGCAACTGAAGAGGTCACTGGTCCCCTGGGGCACTGCTTACCCGATTGGGGCCAATTTGTTTCAATTTGGGGCGAAAAGGTGGCGCGATAGACTGCTGGCGGCGTGGCTAAGCGCGAGATACCGAACTAGGAAGTTAGGGCTGACAGATCCCCCCGCGGCCCCCACACGTTCTTCGCACTCGTCCCTCGATTTCACCTTCTTCCTAGCTTTTCCACGTGGCCCCCATGGTCGAGCTCGCGCTTTTTACCCTGACCTGCCTTATCAGGGCCTAACATTGTTGAAGAACCTCGGCTGTACATGGTATCAAGCACATGTGTCAGACCTGCCTGCAGACGGAGCGAGTACGCCATGTGCTTGAGGCTGAAATCAGTCGCACCATAAAAAAGCCTAATATGCCTGAGAGCCTATGTATGCACCGCTGCTTACTACTCAGATTACTATACGAAATGCCCAGATGATTGGATTGGAACAAAACCAGGTCTGCCTTATCATTGACCTGATTCCTGATGATACTACTAGCCTTTTGCTAGCATCAAATGGTGTGATCGTAACTAACTTCTAGCCGTTTCGTGTTCGCTTTGTCGTgagttttatattattagttcCGTCAGCCTCGAGCAACCTAGGGAATTGGTCACGAGAGAATATGTTGTAGGAGTTACGAAGAGCCCATCTGATTCTCAGCTGCTCTTCTTTAGGTAGTGGACCCTGTTCCCTCTCTCCGGGTCTTTCCCCATCAGTTCCCCATGAATTCTCAAGGTAGTTATCTGGCATGTTATTGGAATATCGCTACATACATCTTCTATTTAGTACCAAACGGAATCTTACGGAACTCGGCTGGGTATTGGTCAAGTTTTGATACGTTGACAtctcctgctgctgatggtAAATTATTCTGGACTCACTGAAAGGGAAACGAAGGGGGGATGTTGTAAGTGAGAAGAGCCCATAATGGTTCAAATCGACCCATACAGTAATCTTCACGTTTCCTTTGGATGTCTATATATGTTTATATTCAACGGTCTAGTTGAACCTGCTACTATTGTTCTTTACGCTGAGGTATCTCACTGTCTGGAACGCTATCATGGTCTAGAAAAGACATTAAATTCTATAGATAGAATTTACAACGCGCAAAGCAACATATAACCTACATACAGGTCACATAGGTAATTCGGCGAAATGCACAGATATCTTACTACTTCTGCAACAGAACAGTCATTTTACTGCATACCACTACTAGTATCCTATCTCCATTCCCTACGGCATAATCATCTTAAAGCAACCATTGAGGTCTGGATCCATCTTTTCCAGCATCCACATTCATAAGCTAGAATCAGAACTGTGATGTCAAACACCAATCTATGTACATTTAATACTTCTTTTTCGTCTTGTACATGGGTGATCAGATCAGCTGATCTCGATGTATAATCGCATAGGCCCGTATCATACGTCTTTCCTAACGAAAACAGGCCTCGCGAAGTATGCTCGGATGGTTGGTTCTCTTTCGGACCAAGTCGAGTATTTCGGTTCTGAGgtaagaatttttatttttgagCCGCAGCAGCTCGCTGGTGGCTACTAGTAATAGACTTGATGGCTAGGTACTA harbors:
- a CDS encoding oxidase ustYa family protein (COG:S;~EggNog:ENOG410PPF9;~InterPro:IPR021765;~PFAM:PF11807;~antiSMASH:Cluster_5.20;~go_process: GO:0043386 - mycotoxin biosynthetic process [Evidence IEA]), with translation MITSNSTFYDHEPLPILRVPTGPEADAEWNRIGGNTKLRPIVISSAEVRKMGKDPARAVKIPEELGYGSDAYIAWTEVFHLLHCVDILRQHVYSDYYASGLHGESHLDHHSHASHCLEVLAESIKCTGNTDPILFAWVEGTPWPSPEFSTQHTCRDFETVLDYVNNNGIPEDVFNAMTGPPPGYVPIPEFDI
- a CDS encoding uncharacterized protein (COG:S;~EggNog:ENOG410PWTZ;~TransMembrane:7 (o24-42i54-79o99-120i132-161o181-203i215-239o251-275i);~antiSMASH:Cluster_5.20); amino-acid sequence: MSSPFGEPPKGLNLEEDSTGRNDAVVVCMYALAFVTIGFRLFSRIKVQQANIGLDDWLIIGALLSGTANMACAIAGGHYGLGKHVWVVTLDEIINMVHILYANVLLYILTVPLIKVSIILSYRRLFGMQWTMWACIALSIAYWIGCSVAFLCSCQPVSYFWTQYENPLGGYVRYDIYPFYIAHAVANMVGDLLILLVPIPLVWRLKLRVGQKIQILSIFLLGGFVCVASAIRIYYFTFINDVDVTWNLGNVFIWSSVEPSIGIVCACLPVLQPLFRTIINRRSMPNRTTTKGVRFAPDIMSKIHGDDRRQAREDEAVLTTTSVHIEMDGAGKGRISDEEEAMGYDLMSIKVQKDFQMEEEHRR